Proteins co-encoded in one Klebsiella michiganensis genomic window:
- a CDS encoding oxidoreductase, whose amino-acid sequence MQSVDVAIVGGGMVGLAVACGLQGSGLRVAVIESHLPQPLVPDAAPELRVSAINAASEKLLTHLGAWSKISERASSYHGMEVWERDSFGQIAFDDKSFGFSHLGHIIENSVIHQALWQRAEQCSDISLMAPVDINQVAWGENEAFLTLKDGTMLTARLVVGADGANSWLRDKADIPLTFWDYNHHALVATIRTAEPHQAVARQVFHGEGILAFLPLSDPHLCSIVWSLPPEEAARMHRADDEAFNQALSVAFNLRLGLCSVESERRTFPLTGRYARSFAGHRLALVGDAAHTIHPLAGQGVNLGFMDAAELITEIRRLHREGKDFGQHLYLRRYERSRKHSAAVMLASMQGFRDLFAGSNPAKKLLRDIGLKLADTLPGVKPQLLRQAMGLQDLPSWLR is encoded by the coding sequence TTGCAAAGCGTAGATGTGGCGATTGTCGGCGGCGGCATGGTGGGGCTGGCGGTGGCCTGCGGGCTTCAGGGCAGCGGCCTGCGCGTTGCGGTCATTGAAAGCCACCTTCCTCAGCCGCTGGTGCCTGACGCCGCGCCGGAACTGCGTGTTTCGGCGATCAATGCGGCCAGCGAAAAGCTGCTGACACACCTTGGCGCGTGGTCAAAAATCAGCGAGCGAGCCAGCAGCTATCACGGGATGGAAGTCTGGGAACGAGACAGCTTTGGGCAAATCGCGTTTGATGATAAGAGTTTCGGCTTTAGTCATCTGGGGCACATCATCGAAAACTCGGTGATCCACCAGGCGCTTTGGCAACGTGCGGAGCAATGCAGCGATATCAGCCTGATGGCGCCCGTGGACATTAATCAGGTTGCCTGGGGAGAAAACGAAGCGTTCCTGACCCTTAAAGATGGAACGATGCTAACCGCAAGGCTGGTGGTGGGGGCAGATGGAGCCAACTCCTGGCTGCGTGATAAAGCCGATATTCCGCTGACCTTCTGGGACTATAACCACCATGCGCTGGTGGCGACGATTCGCACCGCCGAGCCGCATCAGGCTGTTGCCCGGCAGGTGTTCCACGGGGAAGGTATTCTGGCTTTTCTGCCGCTTTCTGACCCGCATCTGTGTTCTATTGTCTGGTCGCTGCCGCCGGAAGAAGCGGCGCGTATGCATCGGGCCGACGATGAAGCATTCAACCAGGCGCTTTCCGTCGCGTTTAACCTGCGTCTGGGATTGTGCTCGGTTGAAAGCGAACGCCGCACCTTCCCGCTGACGGGCCGCTACGCCCGCAGCTTTGCCGGCCATCGTTTGGCGCTGGTGGGGGATGCCGCCCATACCATTCACCCGCTCGCCGGGCAGGGGGTGAACCTTGGATTTATGGATGCCGCTGAATTAATTACGGAAATTCGTCGTCTGCATCGTGAAGGTAAAGATTTTGGGCAGCACCTCTACCTGCGTCGCTATGAACGCAGCCGCAAGCACAGCGCGGCGGTGATGCTGGCCAGTATGCAGGGCTTCCGCGATCTGTTCGCCGGCAGTAACCCGGCGAAAAAGCTCCTGAGAGACATTGGCCTTAAGCTTGCCGATACGCTGCCGGGTGTGAAGCCGCAACTGCTTCGTCAGGCGATGGGGCTGCAA
- a CDS encoding 2-octaprenyl-6-methoxyphenyl hydroxylase (Oxygenase that introduces the hydroxyl group at carbon four of 2-octaprenyl-6-methoxyphenol resulting in the formation of 2-octaprenyl-6-methoxy-1,4-benzoquinone), with the protein MSVIIVGGGMAGATLALAISTFTQGKLPVHLIEAIAPDSAAHPGFDARAIALAQGTRQQLARIGVWSALADCATAIKTVHVSDRGHAGFVTLEAEDYQIDALGQVVELHDVGLRLFTLLRKAPGVTLHCPQRVSAFTRHEHSVQVELDNGVELQGSVLVAADGTRSKLAAQCGVTWQPQSYQQIAVIANVTTSEPHHGRAFERFTEHGPIAMLPMSDGRCSLVWCHALDAREEVESWSEAEFCQQLQRAFGWRLGRITHAGIRHHYPLALQQASQTVSHRLALVGNAAQTLHPIAGQGFNLGLRDVMSLAEGLAEAHAAGTDVGSFPVLAAYQQRRAADKIATIGVTDGLVQLFANRWAPLVAGRNLGLMAMEHFTPARDVLAQRTLGWVAR; encoded by the coding sequence ATGAGCGTCATTATTGTTGGCGGCGGGATGGCGGGAGCGACGCTGGCGTTAGCCATCTCAACGTTTACCCAGGGCAAATTGCCGGTACACCTTATCGAAGCCATTGCCCCGGACTCAGCCGCTCATCCGGGGTTTGATGCCAGGGCCATCGCGCTCGCCCAGGGCACCCGGCAGCAGCTGGCCCGCATTGGCGTTTGGTCTGCGCTTGCCGACTGTGCCACGGCAATTAAGACCGTGCACGTCAGCGACAGAGGCCACGCCGGCTTCGTCACCCTTGAGGCTGAAGATTACCAGATTGATGCGCTTGGGCAGGTTGTGGAGCTTCACGACGTCGGGCTGCGGCTTTTTACCCTGTTGCGTAAAGCGCCAGGCGTAACGCTGCACTGCCCGCAGCGCGTTTCGGCCTTTACCCGGCACGAGCATAGCGTGCAGGTTGAGCTGGATAACGGCGTTGAGCTGCAGGGTAGCGTTCTGGTTGCCGCGGACGGCACGCGTTCTAAGCTGGCGGCGCAGTGCGGCGTCACCTGGCAGCCGCAGAGCTACCAGCAAATCGCCGTGATTGCCAACGTCACCACCTCTGAACCCCACCATGGCCGGGCATTTGAGCGTTTTACCGAGCACGGGCCGATTGCCATGCTGCCGATGTCCGACGGGCGCTGCTCGCTGGTCTGGTGCCATGCGCTGGATGCCCGCGAGGAAGTTGAAAGCTGGAGCGAAGCCGAGTTTTGTCAGCAGCTTCAGCGAGCTTTTGGCTGGCGACTGGGGCGAATTACTCATGCAGGTATCCGCCATCACTACCCGCTGGCGCTGCAGCAGGCCTCTCAGACCGTATCCCATCGTCTTGCGCTAGTGGGTAATGCCGCGCAAACGCTGCACCCGATAGCCGGGCAGGGGTTCAATCTTGGTCTGCGCGACGTAATGTCGCTGGCTGAAGGGCTGGCAGAGGCACACGCTGCGGGAACGGATGTCGGCAGTTTCCCGGTACTGGCTGCGTATCAGCAGCGCCGTGCCGCAGATAAAATCGCAACTATCGGCGTTACCGACGGGCTGGTGCAGCTGTTTGCCAACCGATGGGCACCGCTGGTGGCGGGCCGTAACCTTGGCCTGATGGCGATGGAACATTTTACTCCGGCACGAGACGTGCTGGCTCAGCGCACCCTGGGTTGGGTGGCGCGTTAA
- a CDS encoding proline aminopeptidase P II (exopeptidase able to cleave the peptide bond of the last amino acid if linked to a proline residue; substrate can be as short as a dipeptide) — translation MNQQEFLRRRQALLAKMVPGSVALIFAAPEATRNADSEYPYRQSSDFWYFTGFNEPEAVLVLIKSDESHNHSVLFNRVRDKSAEIWFGRRLGQDAAPQKLGVDRALAFSEIGEQLHLLLNGLDVVYHAQGEYEYADNIVFAALDKLRRGSRQNLAAPATLTDWRPVVHELRLFKSEEEIAIMRRAGEISALAHTRAMQACRPGMFEYQLEGEIHHEFTRHGARYPSYTTIVGGGENGCILHYTENESELRDGDLVLIDAGCEYQSYAGDITRTFPVNGKFSPAQREIYDIVLESLETALKLYRPGTSMQEVTTEVVRIMVKGLVKLGILKGDVDHLIANNAHRAFFMHGLSHWLGLDVHDVGAYGQDRSRVLEPGMVITVEPGLYIAPDADVPAQYRGIGIRIEDDIAITKDGNENLTASVVKSADDIEALMAAARQP, via the coding sequence ATGAACCAGCAGGAATTTCTTCGCCGCCGCCAGGCGCTACTGGCGAAAATGGTACCCGGCAGCGTCGCGTTAATTTTCGCGGCCCCGGAAGCAACCCGCAATGCGGATAGCGAATACCCCTATCGGCAGAGCAGCGATTTTTGGTACTTCACCGGCTTTAACGAGCCGGAAGCCGTGCTGGTGCTAATCAAAAGCGATGAGTCGCACAATCACAGCGTGCTGTTCAACCGCGTGCGGGATAAAAGTGCAGAAATTTGGTTTGGGCGCCGGCTAGGCCAGGACGCAGCCCCGCAGAAATTAGGGGTAGATCGCGCGCTGGCTTTCAGCGAAATCGGTGAGCAATTACATCTCCTGCTAAACGGCCTGGATGTGGTTTACCACGCTCAGGGCGAGTACGAATACGCGGATAACATCGTTTTTGCCGCGCTGGATAAGCTACGTCGTGGTTCGCGTCAAAACCTGGCTGCACCAGCCACGCTGACCGACTGGCGACCGGTGGTACACGAGCTGCGCCTTTTCAAATCCGAAGAAGAGATTGCCATCATGCGTCGCGCCGGGGAGATCTCCGCGCTGGCGCATACTCGCGCAATGCAGGCCTGCCGCCCGGGAATGTTCGAATATCAGCTCGAGGGTGAAATTCACCACGAGTTTACCCGGCACGGTGCGCGCTATCCTTCGTACACCACTATCGTCGGCGGCGGCGAGAACGGCTGCATTCTGCATTACACCGAAAATGAAAGTGAACTGCGCGACGGCGATTTGGTCCTGATAGACGCCGGATGTGAATACCAAAGCTACGCCGGAGACATCACGCGCACCTTCCCTGTTAACGGTAAATTCAGCCCGGCCCAGCGTGAAATTTACGACATCGTGCTGGAGTCGCTCGAAACCGCGCTAAAACTCTACCGGCCGGGCACGTCCATGCAGGAAGTGACGACGGAAGTGGTGCGCATCATGGTTAAGGGGCTGGTGAAGCTCGGCATTCTGAAAGGCGATGTCGATCATCTGATAGCCAATAACGCCCACCGCGCGTTCTTTATGCATGGCCTGAGCCACTGGCTGGGACTGGACGTACATGACGTGGGGGCTTATGGTCAGGACAGGTCGCGGGTGCTGGAACCGGGCATGGTTATCACCGTGGAACCAGGGCTTTATATCGCCCCGGATGCGGACGTGCCCGCGCAGTACCGTGGCATTGGTATCCGCATTGAAGACGACATCGCGATCACCAAAGACGGCAACGAGAACCTCACCGCCAGCGTGGTGAAGTCCGCAGACGATATTGAAGCATTGATGGCGGCGGCGCGTCAGCCATGA